The proteins below come from a single Methanolobus chelungpuianus genomic window:
- a CDS encoding TIGR04013 family B12-binding domain/radical SAM domain-containing protein: MDINLRWNNKNSYSLAALAPLLPGAHITKCPKDGIMVYSFASRQKQSVFEEVAGAGTDSVFIAGGPHPSGAPEETLRFFDYAVIGEGEETLPELIETINSGGDVTGVKGIAYKNESGKVVLTLPREPVDLNQYPCFDPDIAMAPLEISRGCPFRCKYCQTPRIFGGRLRHRSIDSILKWAKYYNDLRFTSSNALAYGSDGIHPRFDKVEKLLCELRRIGDRNIYFGTFPSEVRPEFITEESIGLITRYCSNTKLNLGAQSGSDEVLRDIQRGHTVEDTYRGIELCFESGITPVVDFIVGFPGESEDDQDKSLDMIEWICRKGGNIHAHYLTSLPGTPYEHAVPSQVSERFRRVLGKLALGGKATGSWGREG, from the coding sequence ATGGACATCAATCTTCGCTGGAATAACAAGAATTCATATAGCTTAGCCGCACTTGCACCGCTTCTTCCCGGGGCTCACATAACTAAGTGCCCAAAAGACGGGATAATGGTCTACAGCTTTGCAAGCAGGCAGAAGCAGTCTGTTTTTGAGGAGGTCGCAGGTGCGGGCACGGATTCCGTGTTCATTGCAGGCGGTCCTCACCCTTCAGGCGCACCTGAGGAGACACTTCGTTTTTTTGACTATGCGGTAATTGGGGAAGGAGAAGAAACCCTTCCCGAGCTTATAGAGACTATAAATTCAGGCGGAGATGTTACTGGAGTTAAAGGCATCGCATATAAAAATGAGAGTGGAAAGGTCGTTCTCACTCTCCCCCGGGAGCCGGTGGACCTGAACCAATATCCTTGCTTCGATCCGGATATCGCCATGGCGCCGCTGGAGATCAGCAGGGGGTGTCCTTTCAGGTGCAAATATTGCCAGACCCCGCGTATCTTCGGAGGCAGGCTCAGGCACAGGAGCATTGACTCGATCCTGAAGTGGGCGAAGTACTACAATGACCTCAGATTCACCTCGTCCAACGCACTTGCCTATGGGAGTGACGGTATCCATCCCCGGTTTGACAAGGTGGAGAAACTGCTCTGCGAACTGCGCAGGATAGGGGACAGGAACATCTATTTTGGCACTTTCCCCTCCGAGGTCAGGCCGGAGTTCATTACCGAAGAATCCATCGGGCTTATCACAAGGTATTGCAGCAATACAAAGCTTAACCTGGGCGCACAGTCCGGCAGCGACGAAGTGCTGCGGGATATACAGAGAGGCCACACCGTAGAGGATACCTACCGCGGCATCGAGCTTTGTTTTGAGAGTGGCATCACCCCTGTGGTCGATTTCATAGTAGGTTTTCCCGGCGAGAGCGAGGATGACCAGGACAAAAGCCTGGACATGATAGAATGGATATGCAGAAAAGGAGGTAATATTCACGCCCACTACCTCACCTCATTGCCCGGGACACCCTATGAGCATGCCGTACCATCCCAGGTGAGCGAACGCTTCAGGCGCGTGCTCGGCAAACTGGCGCTGGGAGGTAAGGCTACGGGGTCATGGGGGAGGGAGGGATAA
- a CDS encoding DUF126 domain-containing protein produces MYRMRVNCRKISRGIAEGQVLLTCESISFLGNVDPKTGVIVEPKHELFGQCIKDRVLVFPHGKGSTVGSYVLYQLIKNNVAPAAMINSESEPIVAVGAIISGIPLVDRMEQDPFKLLKNGDTVRVDGTNGVVETIE; encoded by the coding sequence CTGTACAGGATGAGAGTTAATTGCAGGAAGATCTCCAGGGGAATAGCGGAGGGACAGGTGCTCCTTACCTGCGAGTCCATATCCTTCCTTGGCAACGTGGACCCGAAGACCGGTGTGATCGTCGAGCCAAAGCACGAACTCTTCGGACAGTGCATCAAGGACAGGGTGCTGGTGTTCCCTCACGGGAAAGGGTCCACTGTAGGCTCGTATGTGCTGTACCAGCTGATAAAGAACAACGTTGCACCTGCAGCCATGATAAACTCCGAGTCCGAACCCATAGTGGCTGTCGGAGCCATTATATCAGGCATTCCCCTGGTTGACAGGATGGAGCAGGACCCCTTTAAGTTACTTAAGAACGGAGATACTGTCAGGGTTGACGGCACTAACGGTGTCGTAGAGACAATCGAATGA
- a CDS encoding aconitase X, with product MYLTKKEEKTLEGEYGETLRKAIEILVALGDIYGADSLIPVKSAQIAGVSYKTIGDAGLEWISDLKGKARIPAILNPAGMDMMRWQDMGIEPEFAGKQQEIITAYENLGIRTKCTCTPYYLEGFDAGYGDHLAWSESSAVCYANSVIGARTNREGGPSALSAALVGKTANYGYHLDEMREPVMAVTVDIDLSGADYGALGYVAGRVIGNRVPIFYLKGKPSGDELKSLGAALAASGAVALYHVEGVTPEAIRSKFKRPDENLTIEREQILEVYESETECKEEQETDIITVGCPHCSPGELKDIARLLAGKNVRKEMWICTSREVAERYPDLVRDIEKSGAKIVCDTCMVVSPATNNYRCMMVNSGKALAYVPSMCGVASRYGSIEQCVREAVQDES from the coding sequence ATGTATCTTACAAAGAAAGAAGAGAAGACCCTGGAAGGCGAGTACGGCGAAACCCTGCGCAAGGCCATAGAGATCCTTGTGGCCCTGGGGGACATTTACGGTGCGGACAGCCTGATACCCGTCAAGAGCGCCCAGATAGCAGGCGTGTCCTACAAGACAATAGGAGATGCCGGACTTGAATGGATATCCGACCTCAAAGGCAAGGCAAGGATACCTGCCATACTCAATCCTGCAGGCATGGACATGATGCGCTGGCAGGATATGGGTATTGAGCCGGAGTTTGCCGGAAAGCAGCAGGAGATCATCACGGCTTATGAGAACCTTGGCATCCGCACAAAGTGCACCTGCACTCCGTACTATCTGGAAGGCTTCGATGCAGGCTACGGCGATCACCTGGCATGGAGCGAGTCATCAGCCGTATGCTATGCCAATTCGGTGATAGGGGCGCGGACAAACAGAGAAGGCGGGCCTTCGGCACTCTCAGCCGCGCTTGTGGGCAAGACCGCAAACTATGGATATCACCTTGACGAGATGCGCGAACCTGTCATGGCAGTGACAGTGGATATTGACCTTTCCGGGGCTGATTACGGGGCACTGGGATATGTGGCAGGCAGGGTTATCGGGAACAGGGTGCCGATATTCTACCTGAAGGGGAAGCCTTCGGGTGACGAGTTAAAGTCCCTCGGCGCCGCGCTGGCTGCTTCCGGGGCGGTTGCACTGTATCATGTTGAAGGCGTTACACCCGAGGCGATCAGGTCGAAGTTTAAGAGACCTGACGAGAATCTGACCATTGAGAGAGAACAGATACTGGAAGTCTACGAATCCGAGACTGAATGCAAAGAAGAACAAGAAACGGACATAATCACCGTGGGATGTCCTCACTGTTCACCCGGGGAACTGAAGGATATCGCAAGGCTGCTTGCAGGCAAGAACGTCCGTAAGGAAATGTGGATATGCACCTCCAGGGAGGTGGCAGAAAGATATCCCGATCTTGTGAGGGATATTGAGAAGAGCGGGGCCAAGATAGTATGTGACACATGCATGGTGGTGTCCCCGGCCACTAATAACTATCGCTGCATGATGGTCAATTCCGGCAAGGCCCTTGCCTATGTGCCCAGCATGTGCGGTGTCGCCTCAAGATACGGCAGCATTGAACAGTGCGTAAGGGAGGCTGTACAGGATGAGAGTTAA